The Brassica oleracea var. oleracea cultivar TO1000 chromosome C6, BOL, whole genome shotgun sequence genome includes a region encoding these proteins:
- the LOC106298712 gene encoding CDP-diacylglycerol--inositol 3-phosphatidyltransferase 1-like, which yields MGKKEERARAEKLSVYLYIPNIVGYMRVVLNCVAFAVCFSNKTLFSLLYFFSFCCDAVDGWCARRFNQVSTFGAVLDMVTDRVSTACLLVILSQVYRPSLVFLSLLALDIASHWLQMYSTFLAGKSSHKDVKDSTSWLFRLYYGNRIFMCYCCVSCEVLYIILLLIAKNQTENLLNVVVSTLTQISPLSFLLALTLCGWSMKQTINIIQMKTAADVCVLYDIEKQQHKP from the exons ATGGGGAAGAAGGAGGAGAGAGCTAGAGCAGAGAAGTTGTCTGTTTACCTGTATATACCTAATATTGTTG GGTACATGAGAGTTGTCTTGAACTGTGTTGCCTTTGCTGTCTGCTTCTCCAACAAAACTCTCTTCTCCCTCCTCTATTTCTTCAG CTTTTGTTGTGATGCTGTGGATGGCTGGTGCGCTCGTAGATTCAACCAAG TTTCAACATTTGGAGCTGTTCTCGACATGGTGACAGATAG AGTTAGCACAGCGTGTCTACTCGTGATTCTCTCTCAAGTCTACAGGCCTAGCTTGGTCTTCCTTTCATTGCTGGCCTTAGATATTGCTAGTCATTGGCTTCAGATGTACAG TACGTTTCTAGCAGGGAAGAGCAGCCATAAGGATGTGAAAGATAGTACGAGCTGGCTTTTCAGACTCTACTATGGAAACCGGATCTTTATGTGTTACTGCTGTGTTTCTTGCGAG GTTCTGTATATCATCCTCCTTCTCATCGCAAAGAACCAAACAGAAAATCTCCTCAAT GTCGTTGTTTCCACTTTAACTCAGATTTCACCACTCTCTTTCCTATTGGCTTTGACATTGTGTGGTTGGTCGATGAAACAAACCATCAACATCATTCAG ATGAAAACAGCTGCAGATGTCTGTGTACTGTATGATATAGAGAAGCAGCAGCACAAGCCTTGA